Proteins from one Microtus pennsylvanicus isolate mMicPen1 chromosome 7, mMicPen1.hap1, whole genome shotgun sequence genomic window:
- the Mrps18b gene encoding small ribosomal subunit protein mS40 isoform X1 — protein sequence MRSRSAFGPAVRRPCVKMAASVPRTLLRLLPSLLRSSYGVQVPLRALCTKDPPEEGSPSSLPVSPYENEPWKYLESEEYQDRYGSRPVWADYRRNHKGGIPPQRTRKTCIRKNKVAGNPCPICRDHKLHVDFRNVKLLEQFVCAHTGIIFHAPYTGVCMKQHKKLTQAIQKARECGLLSYYIPQVEPRDGDFRTVHGAVSVTPPAPTLLSGEPWYPWYSWQQPPERELSRLRRLYQGNLLEESGPPPESMPQVPAAPAAETSAEQTGSQSA from the exons ATGCGCAGTCGCTCCGCCTTCGGGCCGGCCGTACGCCGGCCGTGCGTCAAGATGGCTGCCTCCGTGCCGCGCACGCTGCTGAGGCTGTTGCCTAGCCTCTTGCGAAGTTCCTATGGCGTGCAG GTTCCCCTCCGGGCACTTTGCACTAAAGATCCTCCGGAAGAAGGTTCTCCATCCTCACTTCCTGTGTCCCCTTATGAGAATGAGCCTTGGAAATACCTGGAATCAGAAG AATACCAGGACCGCTACGGTTCTCGACCTGTGTGGGCTGACTACCGCCGCAACCACAAAGGTGGTATACCGCCACAGCGGACCCGAAAGACATGCATT CGTAAAAATAAAGTTGCTGGGAACCCTTGCCCCATCTGCCGCGATCACAAGTTGCATGTTGACTTTAGG AATGTGAAACTCTTGGAACAGTTCGTTTGTGCCCACACGGGAATCATCTTCCACGCCCCGTATACAG GGGTCTGTATGAAGCAGCACAAGAAGTTGACCCAGGCCATCCAGAAAGCCAGGGAGTGTG GTCTCCTCAGTTACTACATTCCCCAGGTTGAGCCCCGAGATGGTGACTTCCGAACTGTTCATGGAGCTGTCAGTGTTACTCCGCCAGCCCCCACATTGTTGTCCGGCGAGCCTTGGTACCCGTGGTACAGCTGGCAACAGCCACCAGAGAGAGAACTGTCCCGCCTTCGCCGGCTCTATCAAGGAAACCTCCTAGAAGAAAGTGGCCCCCCACCTGAGTCGATGCCACAGGTGCCCGCTGCACCCGCAGCAGAAACCTCCGCCGAGCAGACAGGCTCCCAGAGTGCTTAG
- the Mrps18b gene encoding small ribosomal subunit protein mS40 isoform X2, with protein MRSRSAFGPAVRRPCVKMAASVPRTLLRLLPSLLRSSYGVQVPLRALCTKDPPEEGSPSSLPVSPYENEPWKYLESEEYQDRYGSRPVWADYRRNHKGGIPPQRTRKTCIRKNKVAGNPCPICRDHKLHVDFRVSSVTTFPRLSPEMVTSELFMELSVLLRQPPHCCPASLGTRGTAGNSHQRENCPAFAGSIKETS; from the exons ATGCGCAGTCGCTCCGCCTTCGGGCCGGCCGTACGCCGGCCGTGCGTCAAGATGGCTGCCTCCGTGCCGCGCACGCTGCTGAGGCTGTTGCCTAGCCTCTTGCGAAGTTCCTATGGCGTGCAG GTTCCCCTCCGGGCACTTTGCACTAAAGATCCTCCGGAAGAAGGTTCTCCATCCTCACTTCCTGTGTCCCCTTATGAGAATGAGCCTTGGAAATACCTGGAATCAGAAG AATACCAGGACCGCTACGGTTCTCGACCTGTGTGGGCTGACTACCGCCGCAACCACAAAGGTGGTATACCGCCACAGCGGACCCGAAAGACATGCATT CGTAAAAATAAAGTTGCTGGGAACCCTTGCCCCATCTGCCGCGATCACAAGTTGCATGTTGACTTTAGG GTCTCCTCAGTTACTACATTCCCCAGGTTGAGCCCCGAGATGGTGACTTCCGAACTGTTCATGGAGCTGTCAGTGTTACTCCGCCAGCCCCCACATTGTTGTCCGGCGAGCCTTGGTACCCGTGGTACAGCTGGCAACAGCCACCAGAGAGAGAACTGTCCCGCCTTCGCCGGCTCTATCAAGGAAACCTCCTAG